One window of the Bradyrhizobium sp. NP1 genome contains the following:
- a CDS encoding class I SAM-dependent methyltransferase encodes MKRKRPEVAATSGGEAMLFEQALVLHRAGNLLPAERAYRDVLMLNPRHAGALSHLGVLAHQVGRVRDAVALLRQALDVTRRDPQIHFNLALVLSSFGQDDEAIAHNLKALKIKPDYADAHTNMGALLLRKGQTEEAIRHFNRALLFAPSGAARENLVKALFAAGRNGEALGLVLDALSKGDSEELRKLFTVIVRSIAAAGVPDLPRFEHFLIRAMQEAWCRPRYLAGTAAALLLRTPSITALLHDIDQSGAEGPSAFRKIDGDRLAALDDHRLLHVLLVETPNASLPLERVLTAVRRTLLESLAGDLTRAEDSGFLALRAALARQCFLNEYVFAIEQEENAQACRLREAVAEALAAEQPVSPQTLATLASYFPLHSIPGAERLALSTWPEPVRQLVEQQVIEVENERKGRESIVRLTPITDATSQLVREQYEQNPYPRWAKTITNTNPVSVDQYIRTRFPGVRYQNIDRGDVDFLIAGCGTGIQAVERARQFRLRTILAIDLSLSSLSYAARKAHEAGITSLAFAQADILNAQAINRRFSVIDSAGVLHHLRDPLDGWRKLIDLLEPNGLMHIGLYSAKARAAIRAAREMITDADVGDSEPAIRSFRQQLAGLQPGSPLADIAGFPDFYTLSECRDLLFHVQEHQFEIPEIASFLAAHRLNFLGFETSSIDAYRQRFPEDGSAADLERWHIFETERPATFRGMYQFWVQKQG; translated from the coding sequence GTGAAGAGGAAACGTCCTGAAGTCGCCGCGACAAGCGGCGGCGAAGCAATGCTGTTCGAGCAGGCCTTGGTCTTGCACCGGGCGGGCAATCTGCTGCCGGCAGAACGGGCCTACCGTGACGTGCTGATGCTCAATCCGCGCCACGCCGGGGCACTGAGCCATCTGGGGGTGCTGGCCCATCAGGTTGGCCGCGTCCGCGACGCTGTCGCGTTGCTGCGGCAGGCGCTCGACGTGACACGCCGCGATCCGCAAATCCATTTCAACCTGGCGCTGGTGCTGTCGAGTTTCGGACAGGACGACGAGGCGATCGCTCACAATCTCAAGGCCCTGAAGATCAAGCCCGACTATGCCGACGCCCATACCAACATGGGCGCACTCCTGCTCCGCAAGGGGCAGACGGAGGAGGCGATCAGGCATTTCAATCGTGCGCTGCTGTTTGCTCCATCAGGCGCCGCGCGCGAGAACCTCGTCAAGGCGTTGTTTGCGGCCGGAAGAAATGGCGAGGCGCTCGGTTTGGTGCTTGACGCGCTGTCAAAGGGGGATAGCGAGGAACTGCGAAAGCTTTTCACCGTCATCGTGCGATCGATCGCGGCGGCCGGTGTTCCTGACCTGCCGCGTTTCGAGCATTTTTTGATCCGCGCCATGCAGGAGGCGTGGTGCCGGCCGCGCTATCTTGCGGGCACCGCGGCTGCCTTGCTGCTCAGGACGCCATCCATCACGGCACTGCTTCACGACATCGACCAGTCGGGCGCGGAGGGGCCATCGGCATTTCGGAAGATCGACGGCGACAGACTTGCGGCGCTTGATGACCACAGGCTGCTTCACGTCCTGCTGGTGGAGACGCCGAATGCGTCACTGCCGCTGGAACGCGTGCTGACGGCCGTGCGGCGGACGCTCCTCGAAAGTTTGGCAGGCGATTTGACGCGAGCTGAAGACAGCGGCTTCCTTGCCCTGCGCGCGGCGCTGGCGCGTCAGTGCTTCCTCAATGAATACGTCTTCGCCATCGAGCAGGAGGAAAACGCGCAGGCCTGTCGTCTCCGCGAGGCGGTTGCGGAAGCGTTGGCTGCGGAGCAGCCGGTATCGCCGCAGACGCTTGCAACGCTTGCAAGCTATTTTCCGCTGCACTCGATTCCCGGTGCCGAGCGACTGGCGCTGAGCACGTGGCCCGAGCCCGTCCGGCAACTGGTGGAGCAGCAGGTCATCGAGGTCGAGAACGAGCGGAAGGGCAGGGAGAGCATCGTCCGGCTCACACCGATCACGGATGCGACGTCGCAGCTTGTCCGCGAGCAATACGAGCAAAATCCCTATCCGAGATGGGCGAAGACGATCACCAACACCAATCCCGTCTCGGTCGATCAATACATTCGGACGCGGTTTCCCGGCGTTCGCTATCAGAACATCGACCGTGGCGATGTCGATTTTCTGATCGCAGGATGTGGAACGGGTATCCAGGCCGTCGAGCGCGCGCGGCAATTCAGGCTTCGAACGATCCTCGCGATCGATCTCAGCCTGAGCAGCCTGAGCTACGCGGCGCGGAAGGCGCATGAAGCGGGGATAACGAGTCTGGCGTTCGCTCAGGCTGATATCCTGAATGCGCAGGCGATCAATCGCCGGTTCAGCGTGATCGACTCGGCTGGCGTGCTGCACCATCTTCGTGATCCGCTCGATGGCTGGCGCAAGCTGATCGATCTGCTGGAGCCGAATGGCCTGATGCATATCGGGCTCTACAGCGCAAAGGCGCGCGCAGCGATCCGCGCGGCGAGGGAGATGATCACGGATGCTGATGTCGGTGATTCCGAACCAGCCATCCGCTCCTTCCGACAGCAACTCGCGGGATTGCAGCCGGGCAGCCCGCTTGCCGATATCGCCGGCTTTCCCGACTTCTACACGTTAAGCGAATGCCGCGATCTGCTGTTTCACGTGCAGGAACATCAGTTCGAGATTCCGGAGATCGCTTCTTTTCTGGCCGCACACCGGCTGAACTTTCTCGGTTTCGAAACCTCATCGATCGACGCCTACCGGCAGCGGTTCCCGGAAGACGGATCTGCCGCCGACCTCGAACGCTGGCACATTTTCGAAACAGAACGTCCGGCGACGTTCAGGGGGATGTACCAGTTCTGGGTTCAGAAACAGGGCTAA
- a CDS encoding porin, translating into MKMVKSLLLGSAAGLLAMSGAQAADLPVKAKAVEYVRICSLYGAGFFYIPGTDTCIKLGGYLRADLTINGAIYDGPFWNGEGAIRDRYANFYNDRSRLALTIDTRTATEYGVVRTFGQADFQFSTFGATSSIGTAAAVFPSASVGQVNNDTAGNGYTAVEMVFIQFAGFTFGKSASAFSTPWHGYPGNNSSFLIGGFDTVTGINNVQYTWQFGNGVSATLGVDDSSANAFNRTQILNTVGGAAGGSIGATGAATAFVTGVGTAYGGTSAPDIVGNVRVDQAWGLFQISGALHDNHAGYFQNTNGPSTALGGASQVGAIANGHPDDKWGGAVSAALQIKNIPTGPGDDIKMDATWSLGASKYVLATSSPTPSAFDILNSNKLAMGVTTDSIYSGQSGINGTVFNGNNLTQQQLTRGWGFRGAFNHNWDPYWSTSLFGGIAGLSYNSTAKTLYCNAYSSTAGIAIGGTNNVTTGAAANPAGFLAGSTCDPGFTIGMVGLVTRWTPVKNLTFSAEVLYANLHTNMKGAANFPTPSTALPLPAGVYTFGDNGTTSLNLRVQRNF; encoded by the coding sequence ATGAAGATGGTTAAGAGCCTACTCCTCGGCTCAGCGGCGGGACTCCTCGCCATGAGCGGAGCACAGGCAGCCGATCTTCCCGTGAAGGCCAAAGCGGTCGAATACGTGAGGATCTGTTCGCTGTACGGTGCCGGTTTCTTCTACATTCCGGGCACTGATACCTGCATCAAGCTGGGTGGTTATCTGCGCGCTGACTTGACGATCAACGGCGCGATCTATGACGGCCCGTTCTGGAACGGCGAAGGCGCGATCCGCGACCGTTACGCCAACTTCTACAACGACCGTTCGCGCTTGGCGCTGACGATCGACACGCGCACCGCGACCGAGTACGGCGTGGTTCGCACCTTCGGTCAGGCTGACTTCCAGTTCTCGACCTTCGGCGCGACCAGCAGCATCGGCACCGCGGCCGCCGTGTTCCCGTCGGCGTCTGTCGGCCAGGTGAACAACGACACCGCCGGTAACGGCTACACCGCGGTGGAAATGGTGTTCATCCAGTTCGCCGGCTTCACCTTCGGTAAGTCCGCTTCGGCGTTCTCCACGCCGTGGCATGGCTATCCGGGCAACAACTCGTCGTTCCTGATCGGCGGCTTCGACACGGTCACCGGCATCAACAACGTCCAGTACACCTGGCAGTTCGGCAACGGCGTGTCGGCGACCTTGGGTGTTGACGACTCCAGCGCCAACGCCTTCAACCGCACGCAGATCCTCAATACCGTGGGTGGTGCGGCCGGTGGTTCGATCGGCGCCACTGGCGCGGCCACGGCTTTCGTCACCGGTGTCGGCACCGCTTACGGCGGCACCTCCGCCCCTGACATCGTCGGCAACGTTCGCGTCGATCAGGCCTGGGGTCTGTTCCAGATTTCGGGCGCCCTGCATGACAACCATGCGGGCTACTTCCAGAATACAAACGGGCCGTCCACTGCCTTGGGTGGCGCGAGCCAGGTCGGTGCAATAGCTAACGGTCACCCCGACGACAAGTGGGGCGGTGCGGTGTCGGCTGCGTTGCAGATCAAGAACATCCCGACCGGTCCCGGCGACGATATCAAGATGGATGCGACCTGGTCGCTCGGTGCGTCGAAATACGTGCTGGCGACGAGCTCGCCGACTCCTTCGGCCTTCGACATCCTCAACAGCAACAAGCTCGCGATGGGCGTCACGACCGACTCGATCTACTCGGGCCAGAGCGGTATTAACGGCACCGTCTTCAACGGGAACAACTTGACCCAGCAGCAGCTGACCCGCGGTTGGGGCTTCCGTGGTGCGTTCAACCACAACTGGGATCCCTACTGGTCGACCAGCTTGTTCGGCGGCATCGCCGGCCTGAGCTACAACTCGACGGCGAAGACGCTGTATTGCAACGCCTACTCCTCGACTGCGGGCATTGCGATTGGTGGCACCAACAACGTCACCACGGGTGCTGCGGCTAACCCTGCCGGGTTCCTGGCGGGTTCGACCTGCGATCCGGGCTTCACCATCGGAATGGTCGGCCTCGTGACCCGCTGGACCCCGGTCAAGAACCTGACGTTCAGCGCCGAAGTGCTGTACGCCAATCTGCACACCAACATGAAGGGTGCTGCTAACTTCCCAACGCCGTCAACGGCTCTGCCGCTGCCGGCCGGGGTCTACACCTTCGGCGACAACGGGACGACGTCGCTCAACCTTCGCGTTCAGCGCAACTTCTGA
- a CDS encoding DUF3617 family protein has protein sequence MTRFGYMLMLCSIVATTGGVAADQLIEPGQWKVTSSTVVNGAATPPQVKARCLSPEQAEDVARTFGPQSGTINSTCEPAQYETNGRTLRWRLQCRGQLDMDVGGDFNFDSPQHYTATITSRGRMAGALVSDLKTELEADRIGECTQ, from the coding sequence ATGACCCGGTTCGGATACATGCTGATGCTCTGCTCGATCGTGGCGACGACCGGCGGGGTCGCCGCCGATCAGCTCATCGAACCCGGGCAGTGGAAGGTCACCTCCAGCACCGTGGTCAACGGCGCCGCCACACCGCCGCAGGTGAAGGCGCGCTGCCTCTCCCCGGAGCAGGCCGAAGATGTCGCCAGGACCTTTGGGCCCCAGTCGGGCACCATCAACTCCACCTGCGAACCGGCGCAGTATGAAACGAATGGACGAACGCTGAGGTGGCGCCTCCAGTGCAGGGGGCAACTTGATATGGACGTCGGTGGCGATTTCAACTTCGACAGTCCGCAGCACTACACGGCGACCATCACCTCCAGGGGCCGGATGGCTGGCGCGCTGGTCAGCGACCTCAAGACCGAGCTGGAAGCCGACCGCATCGGCGAATGCACTCAGTAG
- a CDS encoding lytic transglycosylase domain-containing protein, with the protein MATSLMLALDVTCLAADAWAAKVPLPKPRPIARNVVPKTNVATATPKEPARQTSAVPPAAGAATAPSLRQRAALPARKPTVPAAIAATSSTSKADTDALENVIELVRNRKPDDATQLEAAISDPVAKKLAEWIILRSDNNNASVERYRAFLAANPSWPSQTFLRKRLEAALWDDKREDAVVWSWFENESPLSAKGRFVLARAMLARGDKANAERLVREAWRSDPMSEDTENAALDLFGALVTPGDHKARMDTLLYTTENEAAAMRAAKRLGAGYVALAKARLAAVKKAANTRALLEAVPRELHGDTGYLFSRIQLLRREEKFAEAGQLMLSAPKDPARLHNVDEWWIERRLLARKMIDVGEPRTAYLIARDAALPNRDIYKTEQEFTAGWIALRFLNDPAVASQHFARIGVGSVNPTALARAGYWQGRAAEAAGRAQEARAAYTAAAEQSTSYYGQLARAKLGLPQLALNGTPAARSRGVERLEIVRAAQLLYELDEGELAIPMLADMGENGDPDALVGLGELTSRHGDARGMLLLGKAALNRGLPFDFYAYPATGIPSFRSIGPEVEQSVVYAIARQESAFNPAVVSPAQAYGLMQVTPEAGRYVCKRAGVAFDLARMKTDPVYNAALGAAELGGLLEDYRGSYVMTFAAYNAGRGSVKKWVERYGDPRDPKVDTVDWVELIPFSETRNYVQRIMENLQVYRARFGGGTRLQIEADLRRGASLE; encoded by the coding sequence ATGGCAACCAGCCTGATGCTGGCGCTCGACGTGACATGCCTGGCGGCCGACGCATGGGCGGCGAAGGTTCCCTTGCCCAAGCCGCGGCCGATCGCGCGCAATGTCGTTCCGAAGACGAATGTCGCGACTGCTACGCCGAAGGAGCCGGCGAGGCAGACGTCCGCGGTGCCGCCGGCTGCGGGGGCGGCAACCGCCCCTTCCCTCCGTCAACGTGCCGCGTTGCCGGCGCGCAAACCGACCGTGCCGGCCGCGATCGCTGCGACCTCATCGACATCGAAAGCCGATACCGACGCCCTCGAGAACGTCATCGAGCTCGTGCGCAACCGCAAGCCTGACGACGCCACCCAGCTCGAAGCCGCGATTTCCGACCCGGTGGCAAAAAAGCTGGCGGAATGGATCATCCTGCGCAGCGACAACAACAATGCCAGCGTCGAGCGTTACCGCGCCTTCCTCGCCGCCAATCCGAGCTGGCCGTCGCAGACCTTCCTGCGCAAGCGGCTCGAGGCGGCGCTATGGGACGACAAGCGCGAAGACGCCGTCGTCTGGTCCTGGTTCGAGAACGAGTCGCCGCTGTCGGCGAAGGGTCGCTTCGTGCTTGCGCGCGCCATGCTGGCGCGCGGCGACAAGGCCAACGCCGAGAGGCTGGTGCGTGAAGCCTGGCGCAGCGATCCGATGTCGGAGGACACCGAGAACGCGGCACTCGATCTGTTCGGCGCGCTGGTGACGCCAGGCGACCACAAGGCGCGGATGGACACGCTGCTGTACACCACCGAGAACGAAGCAGCCGCCATGCGCGCGGCAAAACGTCTCGGCGCGGGCTATGTTGCGCTCGCGAAGGCGCGCCTTGCCGCCGTGAAGAAGGCGGCGAACACGAGGGCGCTACTGGAAGCGGTCCCGCGCGAACTGCATGGCGATACCGGCTACCTCTTCAGCAGGATCCAATTGCTGCGGCGTGAGGAAAAATTCGCCGAGGCCGGACAGCTCATGTTGAGCGCGCCGAAGGATCCGGCCCGCCTTCACAACGTCGATGAATGGTGGATCGAGCGCCGTCTGCTGGCGCGCAAGATGATCGACGTCGGCGAGCCTCGCACCGCCTACCTGATCGCGCGCGATGCGGCGCTGCCCAACCGGGATATCTACAAGACCGAGCAGGAATTCACCGCCGGCTGGATCGCACTTCGTTTCCTCAACGACCCGGCGGTGGCCTCGCAGCATTTCGCGCGAATCGGCGTCGGCAGCGTCAATCCGACCGCGCTGGCGCGCGCAGGCTACTGGCAGGGCCGCGCCGCGGAAGCCGCGGGCCGCGCCCAGGAGGCCCGTGCCGCGTATACGGCCGCGGCGGAACAGTCGACCAGCTATTATGGCCAGTTGGCGCGCGCAAAGCTCGGCCTGCCCCAGCTTGCGCTCAACGGCACGCCGGCCGCCCGCTCGCGCGGCGTCGAAAGGCTTGAGATCGTGCGGGCCGCGCAGCTGCTCTACGAGCTGGATGAAGGCGAGCTCGCGATTCCCATGCTCGCCGACATGGGCGAAAACGGCGATCCGGACGCCCTGGTGGGGCTCGGCGAGTTGACTTCCCGCCACGGCGACGCCCGCGGCATGCTGCTGCTCGGCAAGGCGGCGCTGAACCGCGGACTGCCGTTCGATTTCTACGCCTATCCGGCGACCGGCATTCCCTCCTTCAGGTCGATCGGTCCGGAGGTCGAGCAAAGCGTCGTCTATGCCATCGCCAGGCAGGAGAGCGCCTTCAACCCGGCCGTGGTGTCGCCGGCGCAGGCCTATGGGCTGATGCAGGTCACGCCGGAAGCCGGCCGCTATGTCTGCAAGCGGGCGGGCGTCGCCTTCGATCTCGCCCGCATGAAGACGGACCCGGTCTATAACGCCGCCCTCGGCGCCGCCGAGCTCGGCGGTCTGCTGGAGGATTACCGCGGGTCCTATGTCATGACGTTCGCCGCCTACAATGCAGGCCGCGGCAGCGTGAAAAAGTGGGTGGAGCGCTATGGCGATCCGCGCGATCCGAAGGTCGACACCGTCGACTGGGTGGAGCTCATCCCCTTCTCGGAGACCCGCAACTACGTGCAGCGGATCATGGAGAACCTGCAGGTCTACCGCGCGCGATTCGGCGGCGGCACGCGGCTGCAGATCGAGGCGGACCTTCGTCGTGGGGCAAGCCTGGAATAG
- the dapA gene encoding 4-hydroxy-tetrahydrodipicolinate synthase, with amino-acid sequence MAAKTKFRGSFTALVTPFKNGSVDEGTFRSLVNWQITEGTHGLVPVGTTGESPTLSHDEHKRVVEWCIAEAKGRVPVIAGAGSNSTKEAIELAEHAEEAGADAVLVVTPYYNKPTQEGLYQHFKAINDAIGIPIIIYNIPPRSVIDMSVDTMKRLFELKNVAGVKDATASMVRVSQQRAAMGEDFNQLSGEDATVIGYMAHGGHGCISVTANVAPRLCSEFHVAWQKGDHATALKLHDKLMPLHTNLFMESSPAPVKYALSLLGKIEERLRLPMVPVSEPTRVAVRNAMVHAGLIN; translated from the coding sequence ATGGCAGCCAAGACCAAGTTCCGGGGGTCCTTTACCGCCCTGGTGACGCCCTTCAAGAACGGTTCGGTGGATGAGGGCACCTTCCGTTCGCTGGTGAATTGGCAGATCACCGAAGGCACCCACGGCCTCGTGCCGGTCGGCACAACCGGCGAAAGCCCGACGCTGAGCCATGACGAGCACAAGAGGGTGGTCGAGTGGTGCATCGCGGAGGCAAAGGGCCGCGTTCCCGTGATCGCCGGCGCCGGTTCCAATTCGACCAAGGAAGCGATCGAGCTTGCCGAGCACGCGGAAGAGGCCGGCGCCGACGCCGTGCTGGTGGTGACGCCCTACTACAACAAGCCGACCCAGGAAGGGCTGTACCAGCACTTCAAGGCGATCAATGACGCGATTGGAATTCCGATCATCATCTACAACATCCCGCCGCGCTCGGTGATCGACATGTCGGTCGACACGATGAAGCGGTTGTTCGAATTGAAGAACGTCGCGGGCGTGAAGGATGCCACCGCGAGCATGGTGCGGGTCTCGCAGCAGCGCGCGGCGATGGGCGAGGACTTCAATCAGCTTTCCGGCGAAGACGCCACGGTGATCGGCTACATGGCCCATGGCGGCCATGGCTGCATCTCCGTGACCGCGAACGTCGCGCCGCGCCTGTGCTCCGAGTTCCATGTCGCCTGGCAAAAGGGCGATCATGCGACGGCGCTGAAGCTGCACGACAAGCTGATGCCGCTGCACACCAACCTGTTCATGGAGTCGAGCCCCGCGCCGGTAAAATACGCGCTGTCGCTGCTCGGCAAGATCGAGGAGAGGCTGCGCCTGCCGATGGTGCCGGTGTCGGAGCCGACGCGCGTCGCGGTGCGCAATGCCATGGTCCATGCCGGCCTGATCAATTAA
- the mscL gene encoding large conductance mechanosensitive channel protein MscL — MLKEFREFAMKGNVVDLAVGVVIGVAFGAIVNSLVGDIIMPLIGAVTGGLDFSNYFVPLAKSVTATNLADAKKQGAVLAYGSFITLTLNFIIIAFVLFIVVRLMNQLKRKEAAAPAAPAKPTREEELLTEIRDLLKKS; from the coding sequence ATGCTGAAGGAATTTCGCGAATTCGCCATGAAAGGCAATGTCGTCGACCTCGCGGTCGGCGTCGTCATCGGCGTGGCCTTCGGCGCCATCGTGAATTCGCTGGTCGGCGACATCATCATGCCGCTGATCGGCGCGGTCACCGGCGGGCTCGATTTCTCCAACTATTTCGTGCCGCTGGCCAAATCGGTCACAGCGACCAACCTGGCCGATGCGAAGAAGCAGGGCGCCGTGCTGGCCTATGGGAGCTTCATCACGCTGACCCTGAACTTCATCATCATTGCCTTCGTGCTCTTCATCGTCGTTCGTCTCATGAACCAGTTGAAGCGCAAGGAGGCGGCGGCGCCGGCCGCACCGGCAAAGCCGACGCGCGAGGAAGAACTCCTGACCGAGATCCGTGATCTCCTGAAGAAAAGCTAA
- the smpB gene encoding SsrA-binding protein SmpB: MATKNERPIKVVAENRKARFNYAIEDTVEVGIALTGTEVKSIRNGKTTIAESYADSKNGEIWLINANIPEYLQANRFNHEPKRPRKLLLHRKEINKLIGAVDREGMTLIPLKLYFNERGRAKLLLAVAKGKKLHDKRESEKKRDWSREKGRLLRARG; encoded by the coding sequence GTGGCCACCAAGAACGAGCGCCCGATCAAGGTCGTCGCCGAAAACCGCAAAGCGCGCTTCAACTACGCGATCGAGGACACGGTCGAAGTAGGCATTGCGCTCACCGGCACCGAGGTGAAGTCGATCCGCAACGGCAAGACGACGATTGCGGAGTCCTACGCCGACTCCAAGAACGGCGAAATCTGGCTGATCAACGCCAACATCCCGGAATATCTGCAGGCGAACCGCTTCAACCACGAGCCGAAACGGCCCCGCAAGCTTTTGCTGCACCGCAAGGAGATCAACAAATTGATCGGCGCGGTCGACCGCGAGGGCATGACGCTGATCCCGCTCAAGCTTTATTTCAATGAGCGGGGCCGCGCCAAGCTGTTGCTCGCGGTGGCGAAGGGCAAGAAGCTGCACGACAAGCGCGAGAGCGAGAAGAAGCGCGACTGGAGCCGGGAGAAGGGCCGCCTGCTGCGGGCGCGCGGATAG
- a CDS encoding peroxiredoxin, with the protein MNQRNLLEVDWSKIPAPTDDGGAAHLKGMAVPPISLLATNDTSVTLSALPGRTVVFGYPRTGEPGKIALVDDWDMIPGARGCTPQTCAFRDLFAELKAAGAAQVFGLSTQSNDYQAEMAARLHLPFPVLSDERLELTRALKLPTMEVAGLTLIKRLALIIDSGRITHVFYPVFPPDRNAGDVLEWLQENPVKT; encoded by the coding sequence ATGAACCAGAGAAACCTGCTTGAAGTGGACTGGAGCAAGATCCCGGCACCCACCGATGATGGCGGTGCCGCACATCTCAAGGGCATGGCGGTTCCGCCGATCAGCCTGCTCGCGACCAACGACACGTCGGTCACGTTGTCGGCGCTGCCCGGGCGCACGGTCGTGTTCGGCTATCCCCGCACTGGCGAACCGGGCAAGATCGCGCTGGTCGACGACTGGGACATGATTCCAGGCGCGCGGGGCTGCACGCCGCAGACCTGCGCCTTCCGCGACCTGTTCGCCGAGTTGAAGGCCGCAGGCGCAGCCCAGGTCTTCGGCCTGTCGACGCAGAGCAACGACTATCAGGCCGAAATGGCGGCGCGGTTGCATCTGCCGTTTCCAGTGCTGTCGGACGAGAGACTGGAACTGACCAGGGCGCTCAAGCTGCCGACCATGGAGGTCGCGGGGCTGACGCTGATCAAGCGGCTGGCGCTGATCATCGACAGCGGACGCATCACCCATGTGTTCTACCCGGTGTTTCCGCCGGACCGGAACGCCGGCGACGTGCTGGAGTGGCTGCAGGAAAACCCCGTCAAAACCTAG
- a CDS encoding uracil-DNA glycosylase yields the protein MAGSPPAALVTEPNRNCPLCPRLMAFREEARAREPAWFNSPVPSFGDADARLLIVGLAPGLQGANRTGRPFTGDYAGDLLYATLLDYGFAAGTYRASPDDGLRLVDCRIANAVRCVPPQNKPLPAEINACRPFLAATIETMPNLRAIVALGRVAHDSLLKALGVKSAAAPFGHGAIHPAGGFKLYDSYHCSRYNTNTGVLTPDMFRRVFAAVRADLG from the coding sequence CTGGCGGGCTCCCCGCCAGCTGCCCTCGTCACCGAACCCAACCGGAACTGCCCGCTCTGCCCCAGACTCATGGCCTTCCGCGAGGAGGCGCGTGCGCGCGAGCCGGCCTGGTTCAATTCGCCGGTACCGTCTTTCGGCGATGCCGACGCCCGGCTCCTGATCGTGGGGCTGGCGCCGGGTCTGCAAGGCGCCAACCGCACCGGTCGTCCCTTCACCGGAGACTATGCCGGCGACCTGCTCTACGCGACGCTGCTCGACTACGGCTTTGCCGCGGGCACCTATCGCGCCAGCCCGGACGACGGGCTGCGGCTGGTCGACTGCCGGATCGCCAACGCGGTGCGCTGCGTGCCGCCGCAGAACAAGCCGCTGCCGGCCGAGATCAACGCCTGCCGGCCCTTCCTCGCCGCGACCATCGAAACCATGCCGAACCTGCGCGCGATCGTCGCGCTGGGGCGGGTCGCGCATGATTCGCTATTGAAGGCGCTGGGCGTGAAGAGCGCGGCGGCGCCGTTCGGGCATGGCGCAATCCATCCGGCCGGCGGCTTCAAGCTGTACGACAGCTATCATTGCTCGCGCTACAACACCAACACGGGCGTGCTGACGCCCGACATGTTCCGCCGCGTGTTCGCGGCCGTGCGCGCCGATCTGGGCTAG
- a CDS encoding NYN domain-containing protein yields MSTSSNKIALFIDGANLYATAKTLGFDIDYKRLLKEFQSRGTLLRAFYYTAIIEDQEYSSIRPLIDWLDYNGYTVVTKATKEFIDASGRRKVKGNMDIELAVDAMELAEHIDQMVLFSGDGDFRSLVEAMQRRGVRVTVISTISSQPPMIADELRRQADVFTDLVELQSKLGRDPSERPPPRERESRHHAPQFLHRATTMAPRGEDDFDE; encoded by the coding sequence ATGTCCACTTCTTCCAACAAGATCGCGCTCTTCATCGACGGCGCCAACCTCTATGCAACGGCCAAGACGCTCGGTTTCGATATCGACTACAAGCGCCTGCTGAAGGAATTCCAGAGCCGCGGGACGCTGTTGCGCGCGTTCTACTACACCGCGATCATCGAGGATCAGGAATATTCCTCGATCCGTCCGCTGATCGACTGGCTCGACTACAACGGCTACACCGTCGTCACCAAGGCGACCAAGGAATTCATCGACGCCAGCGGCCGGCGCAAGGTCAAGGGCAACATGGACATCGAGCTTGCGGTCGATGCCATGGAACTCGCCGAGCACATCGACCAGATGGTGCTGTTCTCCGGCGACGGCGATTTCCGATCGCTGGTGGAGGCCATGCAGCGGCGCGGCGTGCGCGTCACCGTCATCTCCACGATATCGAGCCAGCCGCCGATGATCGCCGACGAACTGCGCCGGCAGGCCGACGTGTTCACCGATCTGGTCGAGCTGCAATCCAAGCTGGGCCGCGATCCGTCCGAACGCCCGCCCCCGCGCGAGCGCGAGTCGCGCCACCACGCGCCGCAATTCCTGCATCGCGCCACCACGATGGCGCCGAGGGGCGAAGACGATTTCGACGAATGA